In Candidatus Neomarinimicrobiota bacterium, a single window of DNA contains:
- a CDS encoding MerR family transcriptional regulator, which produces MISYNSRNYEFSSLEPTYAIGLVSKKIGVSPETLRLYERKGLLLPYRTKTGRRLFSQTDVEWLSCIRKLILHDKLNLAGISRLLALIPCWDIKPCTEEERRNCPAYLSKDQVCWQILETSQDCKDATCRDCDVYLSSKNIADLKLHYKLKQK; this is translated from the coding sequence ATGATATCCTACAATTCACGCAATTATGAGTTCAGTTCCTTGGAGCCTACGTATGCTATTGGCCTTGTTTCAAAAAAGATTGGGGTATCTCCCGAAACATTACGTCTCTATGAAAGAAAGGGACTATTACTTCCATATAGAACAAAAACTGGCCGTCGATTATTCTCCCAAACCGACGTAGAATGGCTCAGTTGTATTCGAAAATTAATTTTACATGATAAACTAAACTTAGCTGGTATTAGTCGGTTATTAGCTTTAATACCTTGTTGGGATATTAAGCCTTGTACTGAAGAAGAACGAAGGAATTGTCCCGCGTACCTTTCAAAAGATCAGGTCTGTTGGCAGATACTTGAAACATCACAAGATTGTAAAGATGCAACGTGCCGGGATTGTGATGTTTATTTGTCTTCAAAAAATATTGCTGATTTAAAACTACATTATAAGTTGAAGCAAAAATGA